From Streptomyces sp. NBC_01460, a single genomic window includes:
- a CDS encoding carbohydrate-binding protein: protein MSPAPRKRSRAAVRLTFPVLVSLLGTVLYGVGGAQAATVTVEAESAQLSGGAAVSTDHSGYTGSGFVGGFTDAHKGAASVSFGVTAQAAGTGSVALRYANGTGATMTLSLYVNGVKVRQVGLAPTANWDTWATQRETVTYAKGANTVAWTFTTADSGNVNIDNSTVDTSAGTGTPTPSGALEAESARLSGGAVAATDHSGFTGTGFASGLTDANKGSASVSFAVNSAEAGAGSVSLRYANGTGATMTLSLYVNGAKVRQVSLPATANWDTWGTREEAVTYAKGANTVAWTFTTADSGNVNIDSLTPATPTTPTDPGGPTTLTHQAEDAFASGGPARATAATGYEGSAYLSGFTATGARAVFAVNAPSAATYPVTVRYRTPDATASTVTLLANGTTVRRLTLPGTGGAWKSAATDVPLRAALNHVTLRTASGDNGTLQLDGIGVTGSTPNATRGATMPYTAYEAENGSTNAGTTGPDRTYLTVPSEASGRKAVVLDATGEYVQFTLTKPANALTLRYSVPDNAAGTGIDTTLSVYADGTQLRDLPLSSKYSWVYGGYPYTNVPSQGSGHHFFDETRTLLTGTLPAGTVLKFQKDAGDTAASYTLDLVETETAPAALTMPSTGFVSATTLGVTPNDSGDDTGALNTAISTATSQGKGLWLPTGTYDISGHVDLAGADLRGAGQWYTVLRGKNGKGGLFGRGGTSNVQDLMIAGDVSYRDDANFDAAVEGDFGNGSTLTNLWIQHTKVGLWIDAPTNGLYASGLRIRDTFADGVNLHKGTRATEVAHSSVRNTGDDGLAMFSEAQAVTDSAFRFNTVQLPMLANTVGIYGGHGNRVEDNLLADTVTGSSGIAISSRFAPVPFSGTTSVQRNTLTRTGGYEPNWQSKLGALWIYADSSDITAPVLVKDNDILDSTYSGLLVSWQKNVSALTVDGLKIDKAGSYGIEINSAGAGTFSRVTVSGATAGGLSSAGGFTITRGAGNTGW, encoded by the coding sequence GTGTCTCCTGCACCAAGAAAGCGCTCCCGAGCCGCTGTCCGGCTCACGTTCCCCGTCCTCGTCTCCCTGCTCGGCACCGTGCTGTACGGGGTAGGGGGCGCACAGGCGGCCACCGTCACGGTGGAAGCCGAATCGGCCCAGCTGTCCGGGGGCGCCGCCGTCTCCACCGACCACAGCGGCTACACCGGGTCCGGCTTCGTCGGCGGCTTCACCGACGCCCACAAGGGCGCCGCCTCGGTGTCCTTCGGCGTGACCGCCCAGGCCGCGGGCACCGGTTCCGTGGCCCTGCGGTACGCGAACGGCACCGGCGCGACGATGACACTGAGCCTGTACGTCAACGGGGTCAAGGTCCGCCAGGTCGGCCTGGCGCCGACGGCGAACTGGGACACCTGGGCCACGCAACGGGAGACGGTCACCTACGCCAAGGGGGCCAACACCGTCGCCTGGACGTTCACCACGGCCGACAGCGGCAACGTCAACATCGACAACAGCACCGTCGACACCTCCGCCGGCACCGGGACCCCGACCCCCTCCGGCGCCCTGGAGGCGGAGTCCGCGCGGCTCTCGGGCGGTGCGGTCGCCGCCACCGACCACTCCGGCTTCACGGGCACGGGCTTCGCGAGCGGCCTCACCGACGCCAACAAGGGCTCCGCCTCCGTCTCCTTCGCCGTGAACTCGGCCGAGGCCGGAGCCGGTTCGGTGTCCCTGCGGTACGCGAACGGCACCGGCGCGACGATGACGCTGAGCCTGTACGTCAACGGGGCCAAGGTCCGCCAGGTCAGCCTGCCGGCGACCGCGAACTGGGACACCTGGGGCACGCGGGAGGAGGCGGTGACGTACGCCAAGGGGGCCAACACCGTCGCCTGGACGTTCACCACGGCCGACAGCGGCAACGTCAACATCGACAGCCTCACCCCGGCCACGCCCACCACGCCGACCGACCCCGGCGGCCCCACCACCCTGACCCACCAGGCCGAGGACGCCTTCGCCTCCGGCGGACCGGCCAGGGCCACCGCCGCCACGGGGTACGAGGGCAGCGCCTACCTCTCCGGCTTCACCGCCACCGGTGCGCGCGCCGTCTTCGCGGTGAACGCCCCCAGCGCGGCGACGTACCCCGTGACCGTGCGCTACCGCACCCCCGACGCCACCGCGTCGACCGTCACCCTGCTGGCCAACGGCACCACCGTCCGGCGGCTGACCCTGCCCGGCACCGGGGGCGCCTGGAAGAGCGCCGCCACCGACGTCCCGCTGCGCGCCGCGCTCAACCACGTCACCCTGCGGACCGCCTCCGGGGACAACGGGACCCTCCAGCTCGACGGGATCGGAGTCACCGGCTCCACCCCCAACGCCACCCGGGGCGCCACCATGCCGTACACCGCCTACGAGGCGGAGAACGGCAGCACGAACGCCGGCACGACCGGTCCCGACCGCACCTACCTGACCGTCCCGTCCGAGGCGTCGGGCCGCAAGGCCGTCGTCCTGGACGCCACCGGCGAGTACGTGCAGTTCACGCTGACCAAGCCCGCCAACGCCCTGACCCTGCGCTACTCCGTCCCGGACAACGCGGCCGGCACCGGCATCGACACCACACTCAGCGTCTACGCCGACGGCACCCAGCTCCGGGACCTGCCCCTCAGCTCCAAGTACAGCTGGGTCTACGGCGGTTACCCCTACACCAACGTCCCCTCCCAGGGCTCCGGCCACCACTTCTTCGACGAGACCCGCACCCTCCTGACCGGGACGCTCCCGGCGGGCACCGTGCTGAAGTTCCAGAAGGACGCGGGCGACACCGCCGCCTCCTACACGCTGGACCTCGTCGAGACGGAGACCGCTCCCGCCGCGCTGACCATGCCGTCCACCGGCTTCGTCTCCGCGACGACGCTCGGGGTCACCCCGAACGACTCGGGTGACGACACCGGAGCCCTCAACACGGCCATCAGCACCGCCACGTCCCAGGGCAAGGGCCTCTGGCTGCCGACCGGCACGTACGACATCTCGGGACACGTCGACCTCGCCGGAGCCGACCTGCGCGGCGCCGGCCAGTGGTACACCGTGCTGCGCGGCAAGAACGGCAAGGGCGGGCTCTTCGGACGCGGCGGGACCAGCAACGTCCAGGACCTCATGATCGCCGGGGACGTCTCCTACCGCGACGACGCCAACTTCGACGCGGCTGTCGAGGGAGACTTCGGCAACGGGTCCACCCTGACGAACCTCTGGATCCAGCACACCAAGGTCGGCCTCTGGATCGACGCCCCGACCAACGGCCTGTACGCCTCCGGGCTCCGCATCCGCGACACCTTCGCGGACGGCGTCAACCTCCACAAGGGGACCAGGGCGACCGAGGTCGCGCACAGCAGCGTCCGCAACACCGGTGACGACGGGCTCGCGATGTTCTCCGAGGCCCAGGCGGTCACGGACAGCGCGTTCCGCTTCAACACCGTGCAGCTCCCGATGCTCGCCAACACCGTCGGCATCTACGGCGGCCACGGCAACCGGGTCGAGGACAACCTCCTCGCCGACACGGTCACCGGCTCGTCCGGCATCGCCATCAGCAGCCGCTTCGCCCCGGTCCCCTTCAGCGGGACGACCTCCGTGCAGCGCAACACCCTGACGCGCACAGGCGGCTACGAACCCAACTGGCAGAGCAAGCTCGGCGCCCTGTGGATCTACGCCGACTCCTCCGACATCACCGCGCCCGTCCTGGTCAAGGACAACGACATCCTCGACAGCACCTACAGCGGGCTCCTCGTGTCCTGGCAGAAGAACGTCAGCGCGCTCACCGTCGACGGGCTGAAGATCGACAAGGCCGGGTCGTACGGCATCGAGATCAACTCCGCGGGGGCCGGAACCTTCTCCCGCGTGACCGTGAGCGGCGCCACCGCCGGCGGTCTCTCCAGTGCGGGTGGCTTCACGATCACCCGGGGCGCCGGCAACACCGGCTGGTAG
- a CDS encoding carbohydrate ABC transporter permease: MAAETPVRTLIAPAEMTRRTGRFLYRFVLVATLTGFTIAFVFPLYWMTTGAVKSSSELADPNPSLFPESWHPESYTDAWTNVGLGHFFLNTLVLALGAWLTQLLVDVSAAYALSKLRPLLGNVVLGMMLATLMLPVSALLVPTYLTVVDVPLFHVNLINTPFAIWLPAAANAFNIFILKRFFDQIPAELLDSARIDGAGTLRVLVSVVLPLSRPVLAVVSIFAVVGVWKDFLWPMLVLPDEAKQPITVALNRLSEFMPANQLLAGMVMASIPLLALFLVFQRHIIAGLTAGSLKG; encoded by the coding sequence ATGGCAGCCGAAACCCCCGTACGCACCCTGATCGCGCCCGCCGAGATGACCCGGCGCACCGGCCGGTTCCTCTACCGCTTCGTGCTCGTCGCCACCCTGACCGGCTTCACGATCGCCTTCGTCTTCCCGCTCTACTGGATGACTACGGGCGCGGTGAAGTCGTCGTCCGAGCTCGCCGACCCGAACCCCAGCCTCTTCCCCGAGAGCTGGCACCCCGAGAGCTACACGGACGCCTGGACGAACGTCGGACTTGGCCACTTCTTCCTCAACACGCTGGTCCTGGCCCTCGGGGCCTGGCTGACCCAGCTGCTGGTCGACGTGTCCGCCGCCTACGCCCTGTCCAAGCTCAGGCCCCTGCTCGGCAACGTCGTCCTCGGCATGATGCTGGCGACCCTGATGCTGCCGGTCTCGGCGCTGCTCGTCCCGACGTATCTGACGGTGGTCGACGTGCCGCTCTTCCACGTCAACCTCATCAACACACCGTTCGCGATCTGGCTGCCCGCCGCCGCCAACGCCTTCAACATCTTCATCCTCAAGCGGTTCTTCGACCAGATCCCCGCCGAACTCCTCGACTCCGCGCGGATCGACGGGGCGGGCACGCTCAGGGTCCTGGTCTCGGTGGTCCTGCCCCTGTCCCGGCCGGTGCTCGCCGTCGTGTCGATCTTCGCGGTCGTGGGGGTCTGGAAGGACTTCCTCTGGCCGATGCTCGTCCTCCCCGACGAGGCGAAGCAGCCCATCACCGTCGCGCTCAACCGGCTCTCCGAGTTCATGCCGGCCAACCAGCTCCTGGCCGGGATGGTCATGGCGAGCATCCCCCTGCTCGCCCTCTTCCTGGTCTTCCAGCGTCACATCATCGCGGGTCTCACCGCGGGCAGCCTCAAGGGCTGA